The Pseudomonas sp. KU26590 genomic sequence ATCGCTTCCTGAAGGGTCTGGCGAAGAATGTCCCAGTCGTTCTCGACACTCGGCGCTGGCGCCTGCTGGTCGTCGATCAACTGCTTGACCTGACTGACCGACACGCCGCGGTTGAGCCACGTGAGGATGGTCAGCACGCGGTCCACATGCTCGTTGCTGTAAAGCCTATGGCCCTTGGGCGTGCGGTGCGGAACGATGAGGCCGTAACGGCGCTCCCAGGCGCGCAGCGTTACAGCGTTCACGCCGGTCAGGCGGGCGATTTCGCGAATCGGCAGCCAGCCATTTTCAAAGGCGCTCGCGGGGTCTTGCGGGTCGCCTTCCGGCGGTTCTTGCTCAATAGGGGTCATGGTCAAATCGCGTTGCGCAGACTGAGGTTTTCCGGATGCGGCTGCAGATAAACCTGCAGCGCAATGTACGGATCGGGGTGTCGGCGGAAATGGTGTTTGAGCAGCGTCAGCGGCACCACCAGCGGCACAATGCCTTGGTGGTACTGATTGATGACGCCCTGGATTTCTTTCTTGTCGGATGTACTGAGTGTCTGGCGCAGATAGCCGCACAGATGCTGCAACACGTTGGTGTGGGTGCGCCGGGTCGCCGGCTTCTTCAGCGCGCTCATCAACTGACTGAAATAGCGCGGGGCAATTTCGGCCGGGTCATTTCGGCCCATGGTGCCCAACAGATTCCCCAGCGCCTTGTACTGAACCGGGTCGTTTGCCATCAGCTGATATTTATAGCGGGCGTGAAACTCGGTGAGCGCACGGCGAGTGATGCCGCTTTTCAGCAGCGTCTGCCAGGCGGCATAGGCGAACACGCGGGTAATGAAATTCTCCCGCAGAACGGGGTCATTCAAACGGCCGTCTTCTTCGACCGGCAGATCAGGCTGACGCGTGCAGAACGCCTGGGCATAAATGCCGCGTCCGCCGGTCTCGAACGGCACGCCGTTATCGCGGTAAACCTTGACGCGCTCCAGGCCACACGACGGGGATTTCTGCATGAAGATGTAGCCGCAGATGTCGCTCATTTCGGTAGCCATGTGCTCGCCGTAATCGGCCAGTTGCTGGGTGACATTCATCTCATGATGAACGCTGCCGATCGCCTGTGGGTGATCGGGGTCACCCACCAAACGGATGGCTTCGCGAGGAATGCCCATGCCGATGGCGACCTCAGGGCAGGCGGGCACAAAATCGAAATATTCGGTGAGGGCCCGGGTCAGAAGGTGCGATTCCTTATGCCCGCCATTGAACCTGACCTCCACACCCATCAGGCAGGCGCTGACGCCCAGCTTGGGTTTGGAAGCTTGCTCTGATGAATGATCGAGTACAGCAGACATGACAAACCCTCGATGAACTTCTTATACAGATCCGTTTCTCTGTACAACATTTGCCCATCATAGGTTTGTCGCAGTGCAAGTCAAATAATTTGTACGAGATCGGCGAATGAAGCGACAAGGTGCGGGAAATCAGCCGCATTTACAGGGTTGTGCGGCGATTTTAGGGCGATTTACTTCCAGCCCATGTGCCAGCTCTGGCCATTCTGCAGGGTCTGCCAGGCCAGCTTCTGACTGCGCTTGGTCATCACAGCTTGCAGTTCGATCTCCAGCACCGTGCCTTCCTCGTCACAAAACAGCTCGGTGACCAGAAAGTGCTTTTCACGGTTTTGAGGGGACGCTGCCGTCCATTTCGACAGCAGCAGTTTGCGCGGATTGATTCTATTCATTTGAGGTGCTCCAGCAAACGCCGCGCGGCTTCCTGGCCACTCAGCCAGGCGCCTTCGACTCGGCCCGACAGGCACCAGTCGCCGCAGACGTACAGACCCAGATCTCCGTCGGAGAACGCGCCGACTTCGCGCCCGCCAGCCGGTCTTGCGTACAGCCAGCGGTGGGCGAGGGTGAACGCCGGGGCCGGTATCGCGCAATTCATCAGCTCGGCAAATGCACCGTGCAGCTGGTCGATGACCTCTTCCTTGGGCATGTCGACATGCTGGCGGCTCCAGGCGCTGGTGGCGTGCAAAATCCAGGTGTCCATCTGACTGTCGCGCCCGGGTTTGCTGCGATTGCGGGCCAGCCAGTCGATGGCGCTGTCCTGCACGAAGCAGCCTTCGAGCGGCGTGTCCAGCGGGGTGTCGAAGGCCAGCGCGACCGCCCAGGTCGGCTCCATCTTCACGCCAGCGACGACGCTTGCCAGTTTCGGTGCGTCGGCCAGCAGGGTGGTGGCCTGGGGCGCGGGGATGGCAATCACGACCTGACTGAACGGGCCATGGCTTTGGCCGTCGGCGTCCAGCAGATTCCAGTGTTGTTCGCCACGAAAGACTTCAGTGATGCGGCAGGAAAAGGTCACCGGCATGTCGCCGAGCATGGCCCGGGTGATTGCACTCATGCGCGGCGCGCCTACCCAGCGCACTTGCTCGTCGGGTGACAGGCTGAGTGTTCCGCCGTGATA encodes the following:
- a CDS encoding 2-thiouracil desulfurase family protein; translation: MSAVLDHSSEQASKPKLGVSACLMGVEVRFNGGHKESHLLTRALTEYFDFVPACPEVAIGMGIPREAIRLVGDPDHPQAIGSVHHEMNVTQQLADYGEHMATEMSDICGYIFMQKSPSCGLERVKVYRDNGVPFETGGRGIYAQAFCTRQPDLPVEEDGRLNDPVLRENFITRVFAYAAWQTLLKSGITRRALTEFHARYKYQLMANDPVQYKALGNLLGTMGRNDPAEIAPRYFSQLMSALKKPATRRTHTNVLQHLCGYLRQTLSTSDKKEIQGVINQYHQGIVPLVVPLTLLKHHFRRHPDPYIALQVYLQPHPENLSLRNAI
- a CDS encoding TIGR02450 family Trp-rich protein — translated: MNRINPRKLLLSKWTAASPQNREKHFLVTELFCDEEGTVLEIELQAVMTKRSQKLAWQTLQNGQSWHMGWK
- a CDS encoding NAD(P)/FAD-dependent oxidoreductase, encoding MTVPIAIIGTGIAGLSAAQALQAAGHSIHLFDKSQGSGGRMSSKRSDAGALDMGAQYFTARDRRFAAAVQQWQAEGHVAEWKPLLYNYHGGTLSLSPDEQVRWVGAPRMSAITRAMLGDMPVTFSCRITEVFRGEQHWNLLDADGQSHGPFSQVVIAIPAPQATTLLADAPKLASVVAGVKMEPTWAVALAFDTPLDTPLEGCFVQDSAIDWLARNRSKPGRDSQMDTWILHATSAWSRQHVDMPKEEVIDQLHGAFAELMNCAIPAPAFTLAHRWLYARPAGGREVGAFSDGDLGLYVCGDWCLSGRVEGAWLSGQEAARRLLEHLK